TCGGCATAGGCAACCGCCTCATTTATATCACTGGTAAGCCTGAGCTTATTGGTGTCAAATTCTACCGAGCTTAAGTAATTCGGGTTGTGCTTTTGCAGTTTCAGGTGGTCAATAGCGTCGTTATTGCGCATATACCATGCTATTTCAGGCACATTTGAGCAAAGCATCTTGGCGATAGCCGTAGCCCAGCTTCCGCCGCCGATAACGGCGAATTTAGGAGTGTCACTCATTTTACTTCAATTAATTGAAAGGCCAAAAATACTTAAATTTAAAAGAATGTGCCCAATTGCGGGATGCTATTGTTCTTTTTTTATAAAAAGGTTTGGCATCAGTTGGGTAAAAATTAACATTTTATTATGATTGCCTGACACAATGTAAAGAGGTTGCCCTCGTTAATCTATAACAGTTTTGTTTATAAGTTAAGGATATACAAGGTTAGTTAAATTTTTTGTTTTTGGTGTTTTAAAAGGCATTCCTATATTTTCAGGAATGCCTTTTATTTTTTGTGGGATTTGTCACTAGCTTCGCTGAACCACTTCGTTAGGCGTCTGAGGAAGGAGAATCACTAACTATAATTTTTTAGATTTCACTCCGCAAGCTGCGTTCAGGATGATAGGCTTACTCAATTATCTTTAATAGCTCATCTCCACTATTTCGCGTACTTTATCAGGGGTAATATTGCCGCGTTCGCCCATTGCCTTCCAGCCTCTTTCCTCAAAGCGCTTTACAATAAAATCGGCTGTTGACGCATAATCGGCAGTATATTCCGATATCCTCGATGGCATTCCCATAGCTTTGAAAAACGCAACTGTTTTTTCGATAGCCTCATGGGCCGCCTTATCGGTATCCGTTTCGGTAATATTCCACACCCTTTGCCCATATTGTGCCAGCTTTTCCTTTTTGGTGTCGAACATCACGCGGTACAGGTTCGGTCCGATGATGGCCAGCGTGCGGGCATGGTCAATTTCATATAATGCTGTAAGCTCGTGGCCAATCATGTGGGTGGCCCAATCGGTTGGCACGCCTTTTTGTATGAGTCCGTTCAGCGCCATGGTACAGCACCACATAAAGTTGGATGCCAGTTTATAATCGGCAGGGTTTTCGGCTACATCAGGGCCTATTTCGATAAGGGTCTGTAATATCCCCTCAGCGATCCTGTCCTGTAGCATGGCATCGTGCGGGTAGGTAAGGTATTGCTCCATCACGTGGGTAAATGCATCGATCACGCCATTTTGTACCTGCCTTTTTGGAAGTGAAGCCACCACGGTTGGGTCGCATATTGAGAATTGCGGGAATACGGCAGGCCCGCCAAAGCTGAGTTTTTCCTGTGTTTTATTGATCGTTATGACCGACCCCGAATTCATCTCGCTACCCGTTGCCGGAAGGGTAAGCACAGTACCGAAAGGCAGTGTGTTGCCCTCGATACGTATCCTTTTTTGGAGGATGTCTATAGGGTCGCCGTCAAACTTTACGGCTGCCGACATGAATTTCACTGCATCGATTACCGATCCGCCGCCAACCGCCAGGATGAAGTTAATTTCCTTTTCGCGTACAATTTCTACGGCCTTCATTACGGTCTCATAGCGCGGATTGGGTTCAATACCGCCGAATTCGGTAATATCGTAGCCTTTCAGGGCATCGGTTACCTGCGTATGTACGCCATTATTAAAAATGCTCCCACCACCATAGGCAAGCAGCACTTTGGCATCAGCCGGGATAAGTTTAGAAAGTTTTGCTATCTGCCCCTTGCCGAACACGAGGTTCACGGGGTTATAAAGTTCGAAGTTAAGCATGGTGAAGTTTTTTAGTAAAGTTACATAAAAGCATGAAATAGTAAACAGTCACAGTCACAGTTTTCAGTGCCACGATTGCTGTTAAATCGCACTGTAATTACAGTAACTCTGTGACCTGCCTTTGCCGCAGGCAGGCTGCGACTGAAAACTGCGACTATTTTTTATAAAAAAGGTTATGCTCCAAATATTCCCCAACTTTATGCGGTAACATCGGCATTACATTTTTCCCTGCTTTAATGCTTTCGCGGATGAAGGTGGATGATAGCTCAATTACCGGTGCATCGACGCGGTGAATGCGGGCGTTGGCAGCAATTTCGGGGTTGATGGTTTCGGTATTGAGGCGCGGATAAACGTAGATGTCGTGATTTTGCAGTATCACCTCATAGTTCTTCCATTTATGGAGGGAGTTGAGGTTGTCTTCGCCCATGATGAGGGAAAACTCATGCGAAGGGTACTTTTCCTGCAAATGCGCCAGTGTATGTACGGTGTAATTGGGCTGTGGCAGCTTGAACTCAATATCGCTGGGCTTCA
Above is a genomic segment from Flavobacterium album containing:
- a CDS encoding iron-containing alcohol dehydrogenase is translated as MLNFELYNPVNLVFGKGQIAKLSKLIPADAKVLLAYGGGSIFNNGVHTQVTDALKGYDITEFGGIEPNPRYETVMKAVEIVREKEINFILAVGGGSVIDAVKFMSAAVKFDGDPIDILQKRIRIEGNTLPFGTVLTLPATGSEMNSGSVITINKTQEKLSFGGPAVFPQFSICDPTVVASLPKRQVQNGVIDAFTHVMEQYLTYPHDAMLQDRIAEGILQTLIEIGPDVAENPADYKLASNFMWCCTMALNGLIQKGVPTDWATHMIGHELTALYEIDHARTLAIIGPNLYRVMFDTKKEKLAQYGQRVWNITETDTDKAAHEAIEKTVAFFKAMGMPSRISEYTADYASTADFIVKRFEERGWKAMGERGNITPDKVREIVEMSY
- the nadD gene encoding nicotinate (nicotinamide) nucleotide adenylyltransferase — its product is MKVGLYFGTFNPMHIGHLIIANHIAEYSSLDQVWLVVTPHNPLKKKSTLLDDYHRLQMVFLATEDYPKLKPSDIEFKLPQPNYTVHTLAHLQEKYPSHEFSLIMGEDNLNSLHKWKNYEVILQNHDIYVYPRLNTETINPEIAANARIHRVDAPVIELSSTFIRESIKAGKNVMPMLPHKVGEYLEHNLFYKK